One stretch of Comamonas testosteroni DNA includes these proteins:
- a CDS encoding Bug family tripartite tricarboxylate transporter substrate binding protein, with translation MNRTSMNMLAGLMAGASLLLSAGAQAQDAFPTKPIRIVLGFPAGGPLDQHARLLTDKLQGVLGQPLVVDYKPGAGGSVGAQDVMRSPADGYTLMLANTGVMVINPALYSKLPYNTLKDFTPIARTAMQPLALLVNNKVPAKTLTEFTTYAKANPGKINFGSAGNGGISHLVPEMFKSAAGVDLVHIPYKGSAPAFTDLIGGQVQFMAESIPQAAAYHKQGKVRALAVTSKERNPALPEVPTAIESGLKGFEVVGFYGFLAPAGLPKEVTAKLSNAFQQVMSMPDVKSRMVEQGADPAFLGSEAFGKFLAGETPRWAAAVKASGTKLD, from the coding sequence ATGAACAGGACTTCAATGAATATGCTGGCCGGACTGATGGCTGGCGCAAGCCTGCTTTTGTCCGCGGGCGCACAGGCTCAGGACGCCTTTCCGACCAAGCCCATCCGCATCGTGCTGGGCTTTCCCGCTGGCGGCCCGCTGGATCAGCATGCCCGTCTGCTGACCGACAAGCTGCAGGGTGTGCTCGGTCAGCCGCTGGTGGTGGATTACAAGCCCGGAGCGGGCGGCTCCGTGGGGGCGCAGGACGTGATGCGCTCGCCCGCCGACGGCTACACGCTGATGCTGGCCAATACCGGTGTGATGGTCATCAACCCTGCGCTCTACAGCAAGCTGCCCTACAACACGCTCAAGGATTTCACGCCGATTGCCCGCACCGCCATGCAGCCGCTGGCGCTGCTGGTCAACAACAAGGTGCCGGCCAAGACGCTGACCGAGTTCACGACCTATGCCAAGGCCAACCCCGGCAAGATCAACTTCGGCTCGGCCGGCAACGGCGGCATCAGCCATCTGGTGCCAGAGATGTTCAAGAGCGCAGCGGGCGTGGATCTGGTTCACATTCCCTACAAGGGCAGCGCGCCTGCGTTCACCGATCTGATCGGCGGTCAGGTGCAGTTCATGGCAGAGAGCATTCCGCAGGCTGCGGCCTATCACAAGCAGGGCAAGGTGCGTGCGCTGGCCGTGACCAGCAAGGAGCGCAACCCCGCGCTGCCCGAGGTGCCGACCGCCATCGAGTCCGGCCTCAAGGGCTTCGAGGTGGTGGGCTTCTATGGCTTCCTGGCGCCTGCCGGTCTGCCCAAGGAGGTGACGGCCAAGCTCAGCAATGCCTTCCAGCAGGTGATGAGCATGCCTGACGTGAAGAGCCGCATGGTGGAGCAGGGCGCCGATCCGGCCTTCCTGGGCTCCGAAGCCTTCGGCAAGTTCCTGGCCGGCGAGACGCCGCGCTGGGCGGCAGCCGTCAAGGCCTCCGGCACGAAGCTGGATTGA